In Janibacter cremeus, a genomic segment contains:
- a CDS encoding thymidylate synthase, with amino-acid sequence MRQYLDLMSHVRDHGVEKDDRTGTGTRSVFGHQMRFDLAEGFPVLTTKKLHLRSIIGELLWFLRGETNVRWLQERGVSIWDEWADESGDLGPVYGHQWRSWPDPDGGTIDQIAALIEGLRTTPDSRRHIVSAWNVAEVGEMALPPCHTMFQFYVAPGVDGARPRLSCQLYQRSADIFLGVPFNIASYALLTMMVAAQVDMEPGEFVHTLGDAHLYLNHLEQADLQLTREPGPLPRMEIAARESIDAYEIEDFTLVGYEAAPSIKAPIAV; translated from the coding sequence ATGCGCCAGTACCTCGACCTGATGTCCCATGTCCGCGACCACGGTGTCGAGAAGGACGACCGGACCGGTACGGGGACCCGCAGCGTCTTCGGTCACCAGATGCGCTTCGACCTCGCCGAGGGGTTCCCGGTGCTGACGACCAAGAAGCTGCACCTGCGCTCGATCATCGGCGAGCTGCTGTGGTTCCTGCGTGGCGAGACCAACGTCCGGTGGCTGCAGGAGCGCGGCGTCTCCATCTGGGACGAGTGGGCGGACGAGTCCGGCGACCTCGGCCCGGTCTACGGGCACCAGTGGCGCTCCTGGCCGGACCCGGACGGGGGCACCATCGACCAGATCGCCGCCCTGATCGAGGGTCTGCGCACCACCCCCGACAGCCGTCGGCACATCGTCTCCGCGTGGAACGTCGCCGAGGTCGGCGAGATGGCGCTGCCGCCGTGCCACACGATGTTCCAGTTCTACGTGGCCCCCGGGGTCGACGGCGCCCGTCCTCGTCTGTCCTGCCAGCTCTATCAACGCAGCGCCGACATCTTCCTCGGCGTGCCCTTCAACATCGCCTCCTACGCGCTGCTGACGATGATGGTGGCCGCGCAGGTGGACATGGAGCCGGGCGAGTTCGTGCACACACTCGGCGACGCGCACCTCTACCTCAACCACCTCGAGCAGGCCGACCTGCAGCTGACCCGCGAGCCCGGGCCGCTGCCGAGGATGGAGATCGCTGCCCGGGAGTCCATCGACGCCTACGAGATCGAGGACTTCACCCTCGTCGGCTACGAGGCCGCGCCGAGCATCAAGGCACCGATCGCCGTATGA